Proteins encoded within one genomic window of Aerococcus viridans:
- a CDS encoding metal ABC transporter substrate-binding protein, producing MNKSLKFTLLSLTGAALLAACGQANTESDTGNDGDKLEIATTIYPVYAFTKEIVGDHADVSLMVPAGTEAHDYEPSAKQIAALNESDVLIYHNQLLSVKTESLS from the coding sequence ATGAATAAGAGTTTGAAATTCACATTACTGAGTTTAACGGGAGCTGCCCTTTTGGCGGCATGTGGTCAAGCAAATACTGAGAGCGATACGGGAAATGACGGGGACAAATTAGAAATTGCAACAACGATATACCCTGTTTATGCCTTCACAAAAGAAATTGTTGGCGACCATGCTGACGTGAGTTTAATGGTACCAGCGGGCACAGAAGCCCATGATTATGAACCTTCTGCAAAACAAATTGCGGCCCTAAACGAATCAGATGTCCTAATTTACCACAATCAACTACTCTCTGTTAAAACAGAGAGTTTGTCCTAA
- a CDS encoding RNA-guided endonuclease TnpB family protein, which produces MQLTKTIKVQLYPSASDIEKFEETQQQFLNACNFVSTYIFDHDFELGQTTLHNALYHQIRQDFGLQSQMAQSVMRTVIARYKTVKTQFKQKPKRYKDIHTGKYHTLYKDLYHLTKPLGFKQPVAVFVRNRNYTYHQDDTYSLTTNQGRIKVSCDKQHIAYLQQFSQNAYKFGQAELLCRKGKWFLHVSASKEIDSPDETNIQRIVGIDRGLRQILTIADDTAHTTFYSGKSLMKKRRRFKKLRQSLQAKNTKSSRRRLKTIERRENRWMNDVNHQLSKTLVDRYGANTLFVVEDLTNVTFNTTHHRKQDVRYEHHSWRFFDFEEKLMYKALESGSQVLKVSAQFTSQRCPKCESIDRANRQQDKHLFTCQNCGYQSNDDRVAAINIQELGHRYLSSEKNPRFEKVVPIQNY; this is translated from the coding sequence ATGCAGTTAACGAAAACGATTAAAGTGCAATTATACCCAAGTGCTAGTGATATTGAAAAGTTCGAAGAAACTCAACAACAGTTTTTAAACGCTTGTAATTTTGTTTCGACATATATCTTTGACCATGACTTTGAATTAGGTCAAACGACTTTGCACAACGCCTTGTATCATCAGATACGTCAGGATTTTGGGCTGCAATCGCAAATGGCCCAGTCCGTGATGCGTACGGTAATCGCGAGATATAAGACCGTGAAAACACAGTTTAAACAAAAACCTAAGCGTTATAAAGATATCCATACAGGTAAATATCATACGCTATATAAAGACCTTTACCATTTAACGAAACCCCTAGGGTTTAAGCAACCAGTCGCTGTGTTCGTACGCAATCGTAACTACACTTATCATCAAGACGATACCTATTCACTGACGACCAATCAAGGGCGAATTAAAGTGTCTTGTGATAAGCAACATATCGCTTATCTTCAACAATTTAGCCAGAATGCTTACAAGTTCGGTCAAGCTGAATTACTCTGTCGTAAGGGTAAGTGGTTCTTACACGTGTCCGCAAGTAAAGAGATAGACAGCCCAGATGAAACTAATATTCAACGTATTGTAGGCATTGACCGTGGTTTAAGACAGATACTAACTATTGCGGATGATACAGCTCATACTACCTTCTATTCGGGTAAAAGCTTGATGAAGAAAAGACGGCGTTTTAAGAAATTGCGCCAGTCCTTACAAGCGAAGAACACCAAATCAAGTCGTAGACGCCTTAAAACAATTGAAAGACGAGAGAACCGCTGGATGAATGATGTGAACCATCAATTATCAAAGACACTCGTTGACCGATACGGGGCCAATACCTTGTTTGTGGTGGAAGATCTTACGAACGTTACTTTTAACACGACTCACCACCGTAAGCAAGATGTACGGTATGAACACCATTCTTGGCGATTCTTCGATTTTGAAGAAAAGTTAATGTATAAAGCTTTAGAAAGTGGTTCGCAAGTTTTAAAAGTATCCGCACAATTTACGTCCCAACGTTGTCCGAAATGCGAATCAATTGATAGAGCTAATAGACAACAAGATAAGCACTTGTTTACTTGTCAAAATTGTGGGTATCAATCAAATGATGACCGTGTGGCAGCTATCAATATTCAAGAATTGGGTCACCGATATCTGTCGAGTGAGAAAAACCCGCGGTTTGAAAAAGTTGTGCCAATACAAAATTATTAA
- a CDS encoding carbon-nitrogen family hydrolase, whose product MKIAIVQAALQQSQVAENFQTIQALMEEAAANQPDVIVLPELWNTSFLPEDVKERADEGGKVSRQFLSQFAKNYQVNVVGGSVANRRGDKLFNTAYVYNRKGQELAAYDKAHLFSPAKENGYFEAGEASVTFELDGVKCGIVTCYDLRFPEWVRALALADAQIVFAPAAWPEVRNLHWDTLGRARAIENQLFVVSANSRGPVNGDEEALYGGHSAIIDPWGEYVVSPDLQVGVKYGEIDLSVIEGIRSSINVFNDRRPDIYNI is encoded by the coding sequence ATGAAAATTGCGATTGTACAAGCAGCCTTACAACAAAGCCAGGTGGCAGAGAATTTTCAAACAATTCAAGCGTTGATGGAAGAGGCGGCAGCCAATCAACCGGATGTGATTGTGCTGCCAGAATTATGGAATACCTCCTTCTTGCCAGAGGATGTGAAAGAGCGAGCAGACGAGGGTGGCAAGGTAAGTCGTCAATTTTTAAGCCAGTTCGCTAAAAACTACCAAGTGAATGTGGTTGGGGGTTCGGTAGCCAATAGGCGTGGTGACAAGCTATTTAATACGGCCTATGTCTACAACCGAAAAGGGCAAGAGCTTGCAGCTTACGATAAGGCCCATTTATTCTCACCGGCCAAGGAAAATGGTTATTTTGAAGCGGGTGAAGCGAGTGTGACCTTTGAATTGGACGGGGTCAAATGCGGGATTGTTACTTGTTATGACTTGCGTTTCCCTGAGTGGGTGCGGGCTTTAGCCTTAGCGGATGCACAGATTGTATTTGCACCGGCTGCTTGGCCTGAAGTCCGGAATTTACATTGGGATACTTTGGGACGGGCACGGGCAATCGAAAACCAGTTGTTTGTCGTATCGGCTAATTCAAGAGGACCGGTTAATGGGGACGAAGAGGCTTTATATGGCGGTCATTCAGCCATCATTGATCCTTGGGGCGAGTATGTTGTTTCTCCTGATTTACAAGTAGGCGTAAAATACGGTGAGATAGACCTTTCTGTTATTGAAGGTATTCGGTCATCGATTAACGTCTTTAATGACCGAAGACCAGACATCTATAATATATAA
- a CDS encoding RNA-guided endonuclease TnpB family protein — MYQGIECKIYPNEKQRQLIHMTFGHTRFIWNEMLAMLNARYENNPDLQMLSYNALSSLIPQMKKEYPWLREVDSVAVQCSVKRLSETFVRFFKGYSRYPKFKSKKNTRQSYLSTIRGNNIRFNDNQRYIKLPKLGWIKCKSSVLHIENERIKSVTVKYTPSGDYYISILVTSDNQAMPKTGNVVGVDLGVSDLAITSDGQKYQSQRLHLSYKKQLHYWEKRMARRRLQAKKNGVALADAKNYQQAKRQVARIHQRIKNIRKDYMHKITTDMVKSYDVIVLEDLKTTNMMKNHQLARSIAGQSWRMFRTILEAKCEMYDKTFVAINPYKTSQKCSNCGYDSGKKALNIRHWTCMKCNMHHDRDINAAKNILNIGLEQALVK, encoded by the coding sequence ATGTATCAAGGAATTGAGTGTAAAATCTATCCTAACGAAAAACAGCGTCAGTTAATTCATATGACCTTTGGTCATACCCGATTCATCTGGAACGAAATGTTGGCCATGTTGAATGCGCGGTACGAAAACAATCCTGACCTTCAAATGCTATCTTATAATGCGTTATCCTCTCTTATTCCACAAATGAAGAAGGAATATCCCTGGTTGCGTGAAGTTGATAGCGTAGCTGTTCAATGTAGTGTTAAACGCTTATCCGAAACTTTTGTTCGTTTTTTTAAAGGTTATTCAAGATACCCAAAATTCAAATCAAAGAAGAACACCAGACAGTCGTATTTAAGTACCATACGTGGCAACAACATTCGTTTTAATGATAATCAGCGGTATATCAAATTACCCAAATTAGGTTGGATAAAATGTAAGTCAAGTGTGCTTCATATTGAGAATGAACGCATAAAATCTGTCACCGTTAAATATACACCTAGTGGCGACTACTATATCTCCATTTTGGTCACAAGCGATAATCAAGCAATGCCCAAAACAGGAAATGTAGTCGGTGTCGATTTAGGTGTAAGTGATTTAGCTATTACGTCTGATGGTCAAAAATATCAAAGTCAGCGACTACATTTGTCTTATAAGAAGCAATTACATTATTGGGAAAAGCGAATGGCCCGTAGACGTTTACAAGCCAAAAAGAACGGTGTAGCTTTAGCGGATGCGAAAAACTACCAGCAAGCCAAGCGCCAAGTGGCCCGTATTCATCAACGTATCAAAAACATCCGCAAGGATTACATGCATAAAATCACAACCGATATGGTTAAAAGTTATGACGTTATCGTTCTAGAGGATTTAAAGACGACTAATATGATGAAAAATCATCAATTAGCCCGTTCAATCGCTGGCCAATCCTGGCGGATGTTTAGAACAATCCTAGAGGCAAAGTGCGAAATGTACGATAAGACATTTGTAGCTATTAATCCGTACAAGACATCCCAGAAATGTTCTAATTGCGGGTATGATAGCGGTAAAAAAGCGTTAAATATACGTCATTGGACTTGTATGAAGTGTAATATGCATCACGATAGAGATATCAACGCAGCTAAAAATATATTAAATATTGGCCTGGAACAGGCCTTAGTTAAATAG
- a CDS encoding AI-2E family transporter produces the protein MKIVMPEKKKLFDIGLVLLGIVIIAYIYNPLRNIINPFIYALVLAYLLNPAVKLLEKNKVNRIWAILIVFVLLFFLFSIAFATLIPRLTGDLRVFIDEIPNILKFIEKIVGELQSGQIPFIPEGVQEFLNLDEQIKNIGEVLRNSLRGVFNRFVSYTGTFLDIIITPIITFYYLKDKDRIMKAITGEIPVKRLAKAKELGGEVDKVLGGFIKGQLTVAGFVGILTGMGCWIIGVPYSLTIGLVAGITNIIPYFGPWIGGVLPVILAFMESPIMALWVTMLIVVIQQVESAFLSPQIMSHSVGLHPLLVIFSVLFFGNMLGILGMIIGVPLMGLLKIALRYLKEFRSEIDSKPI, from the coding sequence ATGAAAATTGTCATGCCAGAAAAGAAGAAATTATTTGATATAGGGCTTGTGTTGCTTGGGATTGTTATCATTGCATACATATACAATCCACTTAGGAATATTATAAATCCATTTATTTATGCACTAGTTCTAGCTTATTTATTGAATCCTGCTGTTAAACTTCTGGAAAAAAACAAAGTCAATAGGATATGGGCAATCCTAATTGTCTTTGTTCTTTTATTTTTTTTGTTCAGCATAGCTTTTGCTACCTTAATACCAAGACTAACAGGGGATTTGCGGGTATTTATAGATGAAATTCCAAATATATTGAAGTTTATTGAAAAAATTGTGGGAGAGCTCCAGTCAGGACAGATACCTTTCATTCCTGAAGGGGTTCAGGAGTTTTTAAATTTGGATGAACAGATCAAGAATATTGGGGAGGTTCTTAGAAATTCATTAAGAGGAGTTTTCAATAGATTTGTCTCATATACTGGGACTTTTCTGGATATTATTATAACTCCTATAATTACATTTTACTATCTTAAGGATAAAGATAGGATAATGAAGGCAATTACTGGAGAAATACCTGTAAAAAGACTGGCCAAGGCTAAAGAACTGGGCGGAGAGGTGGATAAGGTGTTGGGAGGCTTTATAAAAGGACAGCTGACAGTGGCTGGATTTGTAGGTATTTTAACGGGGATGGGCTGTTGGATTATTGGAGTGCCATATTCTCTGACAATAGGTCTAGTTGCTGGGATTACAAATATAATACCCTACTTTGGTCCATGGATTGGAGGGGTTTTGCCAGTTATACTTGCTTTTATGGAAAGTCCCATAATGGCACTTTGGGTTACAATGCTGATTGTAGTCATCCAGCAAGTTGAGTCTGCATTCCTGTCTCCACAAATCATGTCCCATTCAGTGGGGCTACACCCACTTCTTGTAATATTTTCGGTATTATTTTTTGGGAATATGCTGGGAATTTTGGGTATGATAATAGGTGTTCCCTTGATGGGGCTTCTAAAGATTGCTTTAAGATACTTAAAAGAGTTTAGGAGCGAGATTGATTCAAAACCAATTTAA
- a CDS encoding type I restriction endonuclease: MQQKTSSEQAFQDRFVRELEKYKWKAPDHLDGNKQRVTVNHLVENWRHELNRMNVDQLEGVPLSDAEFEQVMAKVKQIDNSFEAAKFLAMEGSTGKIDGIYRDDHPGITRQQITLTIFKKSQVRGGDSSYQIAREVESENGNRFDVVLLINGLPLINIEQKRTDKSLDEAFGQFKRYYRDGEFVNNFMAFSQMMVIMSEVATRYFAAPKSINDFNKSFVFQWADADNNPINDWQKVIEHFLMIPMAHQLVGDYLIIDEAQDEENRRHMIMRPYQVYALQAVERAALGWGEDGIRHGGYVWHTTGEGVIIVMGAVCVIKSRVSGTLNE, from the coding sequence ATGCAACAAAAAACATCATCAGAACAAGCATTTCAAGATCGCTTTGTGCGTGAATTAGAAAAATATAAATGGAAAGCACCTGATCATTTAGATGGGAATAAACAACGCGTAACGGTCAATCACTTAGTTGAGAATTGGCGTCATGAATTAAATCGAATGAACGTTGATCAATTAGAAGGAGTTCCTTTAAGTGATGCAGAGTTCGAACAAGTCATGGCAAAGGTAAAACAAATTGATAATAGTTTTGAAGCAGCCAAATTCTTAGCGATGGAAGGCTCAACTGGAAAAATTGATGGAATTTACCGAGATGATCATCCTGGTATAACTCGCCAACAAATTACGTTAACAATTTTTAAAAAATCTCAAGTTCGTGGGGGTGACTCGAGCTATCAAATTGCTCGAGAAGTGGAGAGTGAAAATGGGAATCGCTTTGATGTTGTCTTATTAATTAATGGCTTGCCGTTAATTAATATTGAACAAAAGCGAACAGATAAATCTTTAGACGAAGCTTTTGGACAGTTTAAACGTTATTATCGAGATGGAGAATTTGTCAATAATTTCATGGCATTCTCTCAAATGATGGTTATTATGTCGGAAGTCGCCACTCGTTATTTTGCGGCACCAAAATCTATTAATGACTTTAACAAAAGTTTTGTTTTTCAGTGGGCAGATGCTGATAATAATCCAATCAATGACTGGCAGAAAGTGATTGAACACTTTTTAATGATTCCAATGGCTCATCAGTTAGTTGGAGACTATTTAATTATTGATGAAGCCCAAGATGAAGAAAACCGAAGACACATGATTATGCGTCCATATCAGGTTTATGCTTTACAAGCGGTTGAACGAGCTGCTTTAGGCTGGGGTGAAGATGGTATTCGTCATGGAGGATATGTCTGGCATACAACCGGGGAAGGTGTCATAATAGTGATGGGTGCAGTTTGTGTTATTAAATCAAGGGTTTCAGGAACTTTAAATGAATAA
- the hisF gene encoding imidazole glycerol phosphate synthase subunit HisF has translation MKKIIPCLDTRDGKLVKGVHFVDVKELGDPVDFAKKYSDAGADELVILDITKTTDGHQLRTQMIADVANAIDIPLTVGGGIASVQDIQDALDAGASKVGINSAAVKNPDFINEAVAKFGSDAVTIAVDMAYDEAKGDYFVYTNAGQTQIDIKALEWCKECEERGAGALLITSIDTDGAYTGFDIPFLKLASETVSIPIIASGGASGIQDFIDLFQQTNLEAGLAASIFHKGEVAIEDLKAALIAEGID, from the coding sequence ATGAAAAAAATTATTCCATGTTTAGATACGCGCGACGGTAAATTAGTCAAAGGTGTTCACTTTGTAGATGTAAAAGAGTTAGGGGACCCCGTTGATTTTGCCAAAAAATATTCAGACGCAGGTGCTGATGAATTAGTCATCCTAGATATTACGAAAACGACTGACGGTCACCAATTACGTACGCAAATGATTGCGGATGTAGCCAACGCTATTGATATTCCATTAACTGTTGGTGGGGGAATTGCCTCTGTTCAAGATATTCAAGACGCTCTTGATGCAGGTGCCAGCAAAGTCGGCATTAACTCAGCGGCTGTAAAAAATCCTGACTTTATTAATGAAGCGGTAGCCAAATTCGGTTCTGATGCGGTAACGATTGCCGTAGATATGGCTTATGATGAAGCGAAAGGTGACTACTTTGTGTACACTAACGCAGGTCAAACGCAAATCGACATTAAGGCCCTTGAATGGTGTAAAGAGTGTGAAGAACGCGGTGCTGGCGCCTTACTAATCACTTCAATTGATACTGACGGTGCCTATACAGGTTTTGATATTCCATTCTTGAAATTGGCTTCTGAGACCGTTTCGATTCCAATTATCGCTTCAGGTGGTGCGAGTGGTATCCAAGATTTCATTGACTTGTTCCAACAAACAAACCTAGAGGCAGGACTTGCGGCATCTATTTTCCACAAGGGAGAAGTAGCGATCGAAGATTTAAAAGCAGCACTTATCGCAGAAGGGATTGACTAG
- a CDS encoding IS256 family transposase, whose protein sequence is MTQVHFTLNNEEVQSIIEHSVKDEVSKKILTTVFNQLMENQRTEYIQADDYERSESRQSQRNGYYERDFTTRVGTLELKVPRTRDGEFSPTVFERYQRNEKALLVSMLEMYVSGVSTRKVSKIVEELCGKSVSKSFVSSLTEQLDPMVNEWQNRLLSGTSYPYLMTDVLYIKVREDHRVLSKSCHIAIGITEGGDREIIGFMIQNEESDDTWSIFFEYLKERGLQGTELIISDAHKGLVSTIRKSFTNASWQRCQVHFLRNIFSSIPKKNSKPFREAVKAMFKFTDIELARTAKNALVGEYIDQSKYTKACETLDNGFEDAFQYTVIGNGHNRLKSTNLLERLNQEVRRREKIIRIFPNRTSANRLIGAVLMDLHDEWLSSTIKYIKFDQ, encoded by the coding sequence ATGACCCAAGTACATTTTACACTGAACAACGAAGAGGTTCAAAGTATTATTGAACATTCGGTAAAAGATGAAGTTTCTAAAAAAATTTTGACCACTGTTTTCAACCAATTGATGGAAAATCAACGAACAGAATATATTCAAGCCGATGACTATGAACGTTCAGAAAGTCGTCAGAGTCAAAGAAATGGCTATTATGAGCGAGACTTTACGACTCGTGTGGGCACACTCGAATTAAAAGTGCCTAGAACACGTGATGGTGAATTTTCACCGACGGTGTTTGAGCGTTATCAGCGAAATGAAAAGGCACTGCTCGTTTCAATGCTTGAGATGTATGTTTCAGGCGTTTCGACACGTAAAGTTTCAAAGATTGTTGAAGAGCTATGTGGAAAATCGGTATCGAAATCTTTTGTTTCTAGCCTGACTGAGCAGTTAGACCCGATGGTCAACGAATGGCAGAACCGTTTACTCTCAGGTACGAGTTATCCTTATCTGATGACTGATGTTCTCTACATAAAAGTCCGTGAGGACCATCGAGTGCTTTCTAAAAGCTGCCATATTGCGATCGGGATAACAGAAGGTGGTGATCGTGAAATCATTGGCTTCATGATCCAAAATGAAGAAAGTGATGACACATGGTCCATCTTCTTTGAATACTTAAAAGAACGCGGTCTACAGGGGACAGAACTCATCATTTCTGATGCCCATAAAGGCCTAGTGTCTACAATTCGTAAGTCATTTACCAACGCAAGTTGGCAGAGATGCCAGGTCCATTTTTTAAGAAACATCTTCAGTTCCATTCCAAAAAAGAATTCAAAACCGTTTAGAGAAGCAGTAAAAGCGATGTTTAAGTTTACGGATATTGAACTCGCTCGAACAGCTAAGAATGCCTTAGTCGGTGAATATATCGACCAGTCTAAATATACAAAAGCTTGCGAAACATTGGATAATGGCTTCGAAGATGCCTTTCAATACACGGTTATCGGAAATGGTCACAATCGGCTAAAAAGCACCAACCTTCTTGAACGACTGAACCAGGAAGTCCGCAGAAGAGAAAAGATTATTCGGATTTTTCCCAACCGAACGTCTGCCAATCGATTAATCGGAGCTGTCCTTATGGACCTCCATGACGAATGGCTCAGTTCTACAATAAAATATATTAAGTTTGATCAATGA
- the hisIE gene encoding bifunctional phosphoribosyl-AMP cyclohydrolase/phosphoribosyl-ATP diphosphatase HisIE: MTAIDFGKNDGLVPAILQDYRTNQVLMLGYMNQEAYELTVSEGVAWFYSRSKGRLWKKGETSGNVQEVVNIELDCDQDTLLVQVRPTGPTCHTGSQSCFGDDFFNLNILEKTVADKVDNPKEGSYTTYLTDQGLDKILKKCGEEMTEVVIAAKNAQAGQGNDELVSETSDLLYHLLVLLAERGLSLTDIEATLKARHGQDHTYSVRKEIDNY; the protein is encoded by the coding sequence ATGACAGCAATTGATTTTGGCAAGAACGATGGGCTTGTACCAGCTATCTTACAAGATTACCGGACAAATCAAGTCCTAATGTTGGGTTACATGAACCAAGAAGCTTACGAATTAACAGTAAGTGAAGGCGTAGCTTGGTTTTATTCACGGTCTAAAGGTCGTCTTTGGAAGAAGGGCGAAACTTCTGGCAACGTGCAAGAAGTGGTAAACATTGAATTGGACTGTGACCAAGATACCCTTTTGGTACAAGTGCGTCCAACTGGCCCAACTTGCCATACGGGTAGCCAGTCATGTTTTGGGGATGATTTCTTTAACTTGAATATCCTTGAAAAAACAGTGGCCGACAAAGTGGATAATCCTAAAGAAGGGTCATATACGACATACTTGACGGATCAAGGTTTAGATAAGATTCTTAAAAAATGCGGTGAAGAAATGACTGAAGTTGTGATTGCTGCAAAAAATGCCCAAGCCGGTCAAGGAAATGATGAGTTGGTATCTGAAACTAGTGACCTACTCTACCACTTGTTGGTTTTATTAGCTGAAAGAGGCCTGTCATTAACAGATATAGAGGCGACCTTAAAAGCCCGTCACGGCCAAGATCATACCTATTCTGTCCGTAAAGAAATCGATAATTATTAG
- the tnpA gene encoding IS200/IS605 family transposase, which translates to MIVKTRTNVYDFNFHLVWVTKYRKEIFTTIEKQNAMQDILTHICDEHDIVIQSLQVMPDHIHMLISFNPKHAASSIVKTLKGKSARLWFKAYPETKAMLWGGHLWTPSYFMATVGSMSKETVKKYIENQLTEYNDGRPRT; encoded by the coding sequence ATGATTGTGAAAACAAGGACAAATGTCTATGATTTTAATTTCCATTTGGTTTGGGTAACAAAGTATCGTAAAGAAATATTTACAACCATTGAAAAACAAAACGCCATGCAAGATATATTGACACATATTTGTGATGAACATGATATTGTCATCCAATCGCTGCAAGTAATGCCTGACCATATTCATATGTTGATTTCGTTCAACCCTAAACATGCCGCAAGTAGTATCGTCAAGACACTTAAAGGGAAATCTGCCCGTCTATGGTTCAAAGCATATCCAGAAACAAAAGCAATGTTATGGGGTGGCCATTTATGGACACCTAGTTATTTCATGGCAACAGTAGGCAGTATGTCTAAAGAAACGGTCAAAAAGTATATAGAAAATCAATTAACGGAATACAATGACGGTCGCCCTAGAACTTGA
- a CDS encoding glutathione peroxidase: MMTIYDYTVKDANGQDKNLADYEGDLLLIVNTATKCGLASQLEGLEDLHQKYQREGFKVLGFPSNSFMQEPEDGKGAAEACALNFGTSFPMFDKVSVNGPKTIPLFSYLKKASGNGLVKWNYTKFLVDRQGNFIKRYAPTTEPADIEADIQDNL, translated from the coding sequence ATGATGACTATCTATGATTACACTGTAAAAGATGCTAATGGGCAAGATAAAAACCTAGCGGATTATGAAGGGGACTTGTTGTTGATTGTAAATACAGCAACTAAATGTGGACTAGCGTCTCAATTAGAAGGACTTGAAGACTTACATCAAAAATATCAACGTGAGGGCTTTAAGGTACTTGGATTCCCTTCCAATTCATTCATGCAAGAACCTGAGGATGGTAAAGGGGCTGCAGAAGCATGCGCACTAAACTTTGGCACCTCATTTCCTATGTTCGATAAGGTATCCGTAAACGGACCTAAAACAATACCATTATTTTCGTATCTGAAAAAAGCATCTGGTAATGGTCTAGTAAAATGGAATTACACTAAATTTTTAGTAGACCGGCAAGGCAACTTTATTAAACGGTATGCCCCAACAACAGAACCCGCAGATATTGAAGCAGATATCCAAGATAACCTGTAG
- a CDS encoding GntR family transcriptional regulator, with protein sequence MAKYEEVAGALVRYINENALNADDKLPSIQEMVDYYQVSKNTVLSALNDLEKQGLIYQVRGSGVYVRGNQRKGYINLLNLGGFNSTLSQFKIDSKVLSLELIAPTDEAVENLKIDDPAKTKVYHVTRIRYIEGRPFCVEESYFDKDIIPYLSEEIASNSIFDYITEDLEMPIGYGDHFLRVGKLKAEHANHLNLSEGDPCLKTESIFHLNNGKPFDYSKITYHFEETQFFIQGASTQYRY encoded by the coding sequence ATGGCTAAATACGAAGAGGTAGCTGGCGCGTTGGTCCGCTACATCAATGAAAATGCATTAAATGCAGATGATAAGTTACCCAGTATCCAAGAAATGGTGGACTACTACCAAGTGAGTAAGAATACGGTATTATCTGCCTTAAATGACTTAGAGAAACAAGGGTTAATCTACCAAGTACGTGGTTCTGGCGTTTATGTCCGTGGTAATCAACGTAAGGGTTATATCAACCTATTAAACCTAGGTGGGTTTAATTCAACCTTGAGCCAATTTAAAATCGATTCTAAAGTTTTATCCCTTGAGTTAATTGCCCCAACTGATGAAGCGGTAGAAAATTTAAAAATTGACGACCCAGCAAAAACAAAGGTCTACCATGTTACGCGCATCCGCTATATCGAAGGTCGCCCCTTCTGTGTGGAAGAGTCTTATTTTGACAAGGATATTATCCCTTACTTAAGCGAAGAAATTGCATCGAATTCCATCTTCGACTATATTACAGAAGATCTGGAAATGCCAATTGGCTATGGTGACCACTTCTTGCGGGTTGGGAAATTGAAGGCTGAGCATGCTAACCATTTAAATTTAAGTGAAGGCGATCCTTGTTTAAAAACAGAGTCGATCTTCCATTTAAATAACGGGAAACCATTCGACTATTCAAAAATCACTTACCACTTTGAAGAAACACAATTCTTTATTCAAGGTGCCAGCACTCAATACCGTTATTAA
- a CDS encoding PepSY domain-containing protein — protein MKLKTGALTLFASVFLLAACGNSGQEDTSGDDADDNADGSNESAGSSEANQAASGEFISEDEAWQIALDDAGLTEDALTEREIELDDVDDDDDDYDDVAHYEIEFTIDGDREFAYDIDATTGNILNVEKDN, from the coding sequence ATGAAATTAAAAACAGGTGCGCTAACATTATTCGCTTCAGTATTCTTGCTTGCGGCATGCGGTAACAGTGGTCAAGAAGATACGTCAGGTGACGACGCGGATGACAATGCAGATGGTAGCAATGAGAGTGCAGGCTCAAGTGAAGCCAACCAAGCTGCTTCAGGAGAATTCATTTCTGAAGATGAAGCGTGGCAAATTGCTTTAGACGACGCTGGTCTAACTGAAGATGCCTTAACAGAACGTGAAATTGAATTAGATGATGTGGATGACGATGATGATGATTACGATGACGTTGCCCATTATGAAATTGAATTTACTATAGATGGTGACCGGGAATTTGCGTATGATATCGACGCAACAACAGGTAATATCTTAAATGTTGAAAAAGATAACTAA
- a CDS encoding transposase, whose product MTQVHFTLNNEEVQSIIEHSVKDEVSKKKILTTVFNCFKWK is encoded by the coding sequence ATGACCCAAGTACATTTTACACTGAACAACGAAGAGGTTCAAAGTATTATTGAACATTCGGTAAAAGATGAAGTTTCTAAAAAAAAAATTTTGACCACTGTTTTCAACTGTTTTAAGTGGAAATAG